GGCGCACTCAGATGAAAGGTGATCGTCGATGAGTCAGGCGTCTCGATTCCATCGACGTGGTCTTTGCGATGCGCGATAAAATCAGCCGAGCCCGCGATTCCGCGATAATACTCCATGCCCTTCGAGCGCGTGGCCGGATTCAGCACGCGCTCGATTCCGTAGCGAAAGTCCGCGCTGGTCACCGGAGTGCCGTCCGAAAAACGCGCGTCATTGCGCAGATGAAATGAAAACGTGCGCGCGTCCGGCGACGATTCCCATCGCAGCGCGAGATCCGGTTCGAGTTGGATATTGGCGTCGCCGTAACGAAGCAGCGTGTCGAAAATCGCCTGCTCGTAGGTCCACGACAGCGTGTCGTAGCCGGATGCCGGATCGAGCGTCGGGATCTCGTCCACGTCGGCGAGGCGAAGTATCATCGCGTTCGGCGGCAATTTGAGCGGCGGCGGACCGCCGTTGCATCCGAGCGTGAGCACGACGGCGAGCATATACAGCCACCTCGCGACGCCCGAATGTTGCGCTCGCGCCGATCTCATCGCGAGCGCCTGCGCAGAAATCCATAGCCGAGCAGATTGAAACCGAGCACCGCATAGAAAATCGCGAGGCCGGGGAAGGTCGCGAGCCACGGCGCGGTGCGGAAATAAATCGTCGCCTCTTCAATCATGCGGCCCCAACTCGGCGTCGGCGGCGGCACGCCGAGGCCTAAGAAACTCAGCGCCGCGTCGAGCAGCAGCGTGCCGGAGGTTCCGAGCGCCGCCATCACGACGATGATCGGCAGCACGTTGGGAAGAATGTGGCGCGCGATCAGTTGCCCCGATGGCGCACCGAGCGCGCGCGCGCCGAGAACGAAGTCGCGCTTCGACATCGTGAGCGTTTCGGCCCGCACCACGCGCGCGACTTGAGTCCACGAAACCAGTCCAATCACCAGCAGGATCGTCGTCAGGCTCGGGCGCAGAACGGCTACCAGAGCCATCGCGAGCAACAGCGCCGGCAGCGAGAGCATCACGTCGGTGAAGCGCATCAGGATGAAATCGGTCGCGCCGCCGAAAAATCCCGAGCACAAACCGATCGCGACGCCGATCGTCATCGTCACCGCCATCGCGGCGACGCCGACGGTCAGCGAAATCCTGGCGCCGTAAATTATTCGCGACAGCACGTCGCGGCCGAGTTCGTCGGTACCCATCGGAAACGCGATCGACGGCGCGCCAGGGTCGCCGAATGTCGGCGCCACCGCGCGCGTGGGATCATGCGGGGCGAGCCACGGCGCGAGGATCGCGATCGCGAAGAGGCTTGCCACCATCGATGCGCCGATACCCTCGAGCGTGAAAAATCCGCGGCGCATCACGCGGCCTCCGCCAGCCGAATCCGCGGATCGAGCCACGCGTACAACAGATCGACCAGTAGATTGATGATCACGATTAGGAACGCCGAAAAAAGCACCGTGCCCATGATCAGCGGGATATCGAGATTGAAGATCGCCTCCGACGCGAGGCGGCCAATTCCGGGCCAGTTGAAAACCGTCTCCGTCAGCACCACGCCCGAGAGCAGCCCCGCGAGG
The nucleotide sequence above comes from Candidatus Binatus sp.. Encoded proteins:
- a CDS encoding ABC transporter permease, giving the protein MRRGFFTLEGIGASMVASLFAIAILAPWLAPHDPTRAVAPTFGDPGAPSIAFPMGTDELGRDVLSRIIYGARISLTVGVAAMAVTMTIGVAIGLCSGFFGGATDFILMRFTDVMLSLPALLLAMALVAVLRPSLTTILLVIGLVSWTQVARVVRAETLTMSKRDFVLGARALGAPSGQLIARHILPNVLPIIVVMAALGTSGTLLLDAALSFLGLGVPPPTPSWGRMIEEATIYFRTAPWLATFPGLAIFYAVLGFNLLGYGFLRRRSR